A genomic stretch from Anaerolineales bacterium includes:
- a CDS encoding alpha/beta hydrolase, translating into MELPDQLRKFRTLHPCQYLSVADVRWEYLAGGSGARTLLLLPGGMRTAESAYGYIEMFEGKYRVLTPTYPPLESIDDLLDGMAAILDHEGTGRVSVFGQSAGGVIAQTFVQRFPSRAEKLVLCGTVPLRNPKWKDWILGIYNRIIPRLSEKAALRLYRNMIESVMDVPETRAAFWKAYLDGLFSSRLTKADVLSHFRTGGDALRKYGYDRPGIRPWPGEVLILFGEKDPVSSKADRKAMRSFYPHSRIQAIPGARHMPALFHTEAFRTAVDEFLCA; encoded by the coding sequence ATGGAACTACCGGATCAATTGCGAAAGTTCCGCACACTGCACCCCTGCCAATACTTATCCGTCGCGGATGTCCGTTGGGAATATCTCGCGGGTGGAAGCGGAGCCCGCACGCTGTTGCTGCTTCCGGGGGGAATGCGCACCGCCGAAAGCGCCTACGGCTACATCGAAATGTTCGAGGGGAAGTATCGCGTGCTGACCCCGACGTATCCCCCGCTCGAGAGCATCGACGATCTCCTCGACGGGATGGCGGCGATTCTGGACCACGAGGGGACCGGGCGCGTGAGCGTGTTCGGGCAATCGGCGGGAGGGGTTATCGCGCAAACGTTCGTCCAGCGTTTTCCGTCGCGGGCCGAGAAATTGGTCCTCTGCGGAACCGTCCCCTTGAGGAATCCGAAATGGAAAGATTGGATCCTGGGGATCTACAACCGGATCATCCCCCGGCTGTCGGAGAAAGCCGCCCTCCGGTTGTACCGGAACATGATCGAATCGGTCATGGACGTCCCGGAAACCCGGGCGGCGTTTTGGAAGGCGTACCTTGACGGGTTGTTTTCCTCGCGCCTGACCAAGGCGGACGTGCTCAGCCATTTCCGGACCGGCGGCGACGCGCTGCGCAAATACGGGTACGACCGGCCGGGGATCCGCCCGTGGCCGGGTGAGGTGTTGATCCTGTTCGGGGAGAAGGATCCGGTGAGTTCAAAGGCGGATCGGAAGGCGATGCGGTCTTTCTACCCGCACTCCCGGATCCAAGCGATTCCCGGAGCCCGGCACATGCCGGCGCTCTTCCATACGGAGGCCTTCCGGACCGCCGTGGACGAATTCCTATGCGCCTGA
- a CDS encoding isoprenylcysteine carboxylmethyltransferase family protein — translation MNTDAQKRDQNKPIPRIIARWAVRETMGVVMMAVILFLAAGRWDWGWGWVLVAVMAAWVVATGIAVIPRHPQLLADRVGPKSDAKKWDVGLMGVVGLLTLVGYVVAGLDARNGWTADLPDAVRIPALIVTAAGYAAAVWATASNAFFSQIMRIQADRGHTVAVGGPYRFLRHPAYLGQVAVNLAAPLVLGSWPAFAVGAVLAGLIVVRTALEDRTLLAELPGYKDYAARVRHRLLPGVW, via the coding sequence ATGAACACTGATGCTCAGAAGAGGGATCAAAACAAACCCATCCCGCGTATCATCGCCCGCTGGGCGGTGCGCGAGACGATGGGGGTGGTGATGATGGCCGTAATCCTCTTTCTCGCGGCCGGGCGCTGGGATTGGGGCTGGGGCTGGGTGCTGGTGGCGGTGATGGCGGCCTGGGTGGTCGCCACCGGAATCGCGGTCATCCCGCGCCACCCGCAGCTGCTGGCGGACCGCGTCGGCCCGAAATCGGACGCCAAGAAGTGGGACGTGGGCTTGATGGGCGTGGTCGGGTTGCTCACCCTGGTTGGATACGTCGTCGCCGGATTGGATGCCCGCAACGGATGGACGGCGGACTTGCCGGACGCGGTCCGGATTCCGGCGCTGATTGTGACGGCGGCGGGATACGCGGCCGCGGTGTGGGCGACGGCATCGAACGCCTTCTTCTCGCAGATTATGCGGATCCAGGCGGACCGCGGACACACCGTAGCCGTCGGCGGGCCGTACCGGTTCCTGCGCCATCCGGCTTACCTCGGGCAGGTCGCCGTCAACCTGGCCGCGCCGTTGGTCCTTGGATCGTGGCCGGCCTTCGCGGTTGGCGCGGTGCTCGCCGGATTGATCGTCGTCCGCACGGCGCTCGAGGACCGGACTCTGCTGGCGGAGTTGCCGGGGTACAAGGATTACGCCGCCCGGGTCCGGCACCGTTTGCTGCCGGGGGTCTGGTGA
- a CDS encoding bifunctional sulfate adenylyltransferase/adenylylsulfate kinase — MKDGSKPATLIPPYGGTLVDLTLSGEERREWIEKAGRFPSIQLSPRALCDLDLLACGGFSPLTGFMGKADYERVLGEMRLRDGTLFPIPVTLPLDEKTIPAGAEYLALRDEHNNLIAALRIEETFAWDPSAEARQALGTTDPRHPLVSEMSRWGARCVSGELKVLTPPRYYDFTDLRRTPAQVRALLENMGHAKVVAFQTRNPLHRIHEELTKRAADEIGGSLLIHPVVGMTKPGDVDHYTRVRIYRALTEKYYDSGSTLLSLLPLAMRMAGPREALWHAIIRRNYGATHFIIGRDHAGPGKDSNGKPFYGPYDAQELAAKHARETGVTPVPFRELVYLPDSQEYVEESNVPAGARTASISGTQVREDYLAKGKLLPEWFTRKETAEILSRTHPPRHHRGFCIWFTGLSGAGKSTTADVLTCLLLERGKQITVLDGDVVRTHLSKGLGFSREDRDTNILRIGFVASEIVRHHGVALCAAVSPYRAARNEARKMVGEEQFITVFVDTPIEVCEQRDAKGMYARARRGEIKGFTGVDDPYEPPVDPEITLDTVNHTPEENARRIIAYLEKRGFLVP, encoded by the coding sequence ATGAAAGACGGCTCCAAACCCGCAACTCTGATCCCCCCTTACGGCGGAACGCTCGTCGACCTGACCCTGTCCGGCGAGGAGCGCCGCGAGTGGATCGAAAAAGCCGGCCGCTTTCCCTCAATCCAGCTTTCCCCCCGCGCACTGTGCGACCTGGACCTCCTGGCGTGCGGCGGTTTCTCCCCGCTCACAGGCTTCATGGGCAAGGCGGATTACGAGCGCGTGCTGGGCGAAATGCGGCTCCGCGACGGCACGCTGTTCCCGATCCCGGTCACGCTGCCCCTCGACGAGAAAACAATCCCCGCCGGGGCGGAATACCTCGCCCTGCGCGACGAACACAACAACCTGATCGCAGCGCTGCGGATCGAGGAAACCTTCGCCTGGGACCCAAGCGCAGAGGCCCGCCAGGCGCTGGGGACGACCGACCCCCGCCATCCGCTCGTTTCCGAGATGAGCCGTTGGGGCGCACGCTGCGTTTCCGGCGAGTTGAAAGTGCTCACCCCGCCGCGTTATTACGATTTCACCGACCTGCGCCGGACCCCGGCCCAGGTCCGCGCGCTGTTGGAGAATATGGGCCACGCCAAAGTGGTCGCCTTTCAAACGCGCAACCCCCTGCACCGGATCCACGAGGAGCTCACCAAGCGGGCCGCCGACGAGATCGGGGGCAGTCTGCTGATCCATCCGGTGGTGGGGATGACCAAACCCGGCGACGTGGACCACTACACCCGGGTGCGGATTTACCGGGCGCTGACGGAAAAATATTACGATTCCGGCAGCACCTTGCTGAGCCTGCTGCCGCTGGCGATGCGCATGGCCGGGCCGCGCGAGGCGCTCTGGCATGCGATCATCCGCCGCAACTACGGCGCCACGCACTTCATCATTGGCCGCGACCACGCCGGCCCCGGGAAGGACTCGAACGGGAAACCGTTCTACGGCCCGTACGACGCCCAGGAACTGGCCGCCAAACACGCGCGCGAGACGGGCGTCACGCCGGTACCGTTCCGCGAGCTGGTCTATCTTCCGGATTCACAGGAGTATGTTGAGGAATCGAACGTGCCCGCCGGCGCTCGAACCGCCTCGATCTCCGGCACCCAGGTGCGGGAGGATTACCTGGCCAAGGGGAAACTTCTGCCCGAATGGTTCACCCGCAAGGAGACCGCCGAAATCCTCTCCCGCACCCACCCGCCGCGGCATCACCGGGGTTTCTGCATCTGGTTCACGGGCCTGAGCGGCGCCGGGAAATCCACCACCGCCGACGTGCTCACCTGCCTGCTCCTCGAGCGCGGCAAGCAAATCACCGTGCTCGACGGCGACGTGGTGCGCACCCATCTTTCCAAGGGGCTGGGGTTCTCGCGCGAGGACCGCGACACCAACATCCTGCGGATCGGTTTCGTCGCAAGCGAGATCGTCCGCCACCACGGGGTGGCGCTGTGCGCGGCGGTCAGCCCGTATCGGGCGGCGCGCAACGAGGCGCGCAAGATGGTCGGCGAGGAGCAGTTCATCACGGTCTTCGTCGACACGCCGATCGAAGTCTGCGAACAGCGCGACGCCAAGGGCATGTACGCCCGCGCCCGGCGGGGCGAAATCAAGGGCTTCACCGGCGTCGACGATCCGTACGAGCCGCCGGTCGATCCGGAGATCACACTCGATACCGTCAACCACACTCCGGAGGAAAACGCGCGCCGGATCATCGCCTACCTGGAAAAACGGGGGTTCCTGGTTCCCTGA